The nucleotide window AACACTAAATTAGAAACTCTAAACCCTCCCCGGGAGGAGAGGATACCTACATGGTTTTTTGAATTAGTGGTTAGCAAATTAAGATGGCGAATAAGAGGTTTTATACAAAGGATGAAAATATAGGGCGACAATGGGTCGCCTTGTCTAATACCCCTAGAAGGGTAGGAGTACCCATGTGCAGAACCATTGATTAGGATAGAAAAGGAAGTGGACGTTAAACTCTCCATAACCAACTGAACCCATTTCTCAGCAAATCCAAACTTTAAAAGCACATACCTAATATAGTCCTAGTTCAGGAGGCCATAGGCCTTCTCAAGGTCAATCTTGGTGCCCATGGAACCCACCCTTCCTTTCTTACTTTCAAAACTAAAGAATATTTCATGTGTAGTTAGAATATTATCATGGATCGAGCGACCAGGAACAAAAGCCCATTGAGACTCAGAAATACAACAATCCAGTAACGGTCTTAATCTCTTAATGATAATTttcataataattttataacttaCATTACAGAGACTAATAAGTCTGTAATTACCAACCGTTTTCAGATTATCCACTTTTGGGATAAGAGCGATATTCGTATGGTTAATTAGCATAAGACTCGAGTTATTAAGAAAGAAATCTTTTATCATTGGACTTACCGAATCTTTGACGATGTCCCAGCACTCCTGGTAAAATCCAGCACCAATCCCATCTGGACCAGGTGATTTCAGCGCTCTAATACTTTTGACAGCCTCCCAGATTTCATTGTCTTCCACCGGCTTGAGCAAAGCAACATTGTCATCCATACTAATACAGGGGTAAACTAAGTCAGTTGAGTTAGCAAGGTCCGTGGAAGAGGGAGAGGAGCCCGTAGAGAAACGCAACTTAAAATCCTGCACAAAAACCTGTTCTAATCCCTCCCCAAAATTCCACCCGAACCCACTACCATCCTTGATCTTCTTAAtttcatttctctttttcttaatAGTAGCagcagtttaaaaaaaattcgtaTTTTTATCACCTAGAAACATCCAGTTAGCTTTAGCCTTTTGTGCCCACAGTCTCCTCTTTTCTTAACACAAGATTaagattttcattaattttcccttCCAATTCAAGCTCATCAGTTAGATATTGATTAGTCATTATTTTCATTTGAATTTCAGTAAGGTCTTGTAGAAGCTTATCTTTACGAATTTTAACATTACCTAAGGTATTCCTGTTCTAATCTTTGACACGGTATTTAAAGGTGTTGGCATAAGCACGAAAATTATGTCCAGGGCCCATGTCCTCACCACATCTCCAAGCATCCTTCACAAAATCCTTAAACTGAGGATGGAGTAACCTAGAGCTGCCAGTTTCTAACACGATacggtgacacgacacgaaaacgatACGAAAATAATAGGTTTTggatcaacacgataactaatcgggtcattatcaggtgacccgttaagaacctgttaataacgggttcttaacgggtatacacgcgggtaacacgtgggtaacccgtttcgacccattaaaaaaaattattttgataattttaaagtttaattactaaaagatttattataaaatacaatagtcatattaatatatacaatataatctatattaaatatatagttttgtattattattctatataagttataaaaaaaattttgtcattatttatttttattacgagagttccttattatcattactaggataaattttacttaacatgttgtccaaaattaaaataaactagtatagtatttgtataggcaagaactaagaagacatacatacaagtatgaaaaatgagaaagaatatataaacactcatgattcatcattatttctccacgagtagataatggttacacttatattatcgtttagatttttaaaatcctccaaaccctcattttatttgagggaaaaattaataataattattgtagaagtgtaaaaaatgtaaaaaaaatatacaatcactcataatgacaagctttacaaatTTCATAAGGGAGTCAACTTCGAAATCCAgcactataatccataaaccttaaatttatatttaaccgtagATTGTTATTTAcgctttattaaattttcttttttgaaaacatgatcatttgGCGGATGTAAGAATATGAacagttcagatctttgatatcacgtttcgatatttatggTTAACTGAATTATGAgttgatgtcatatagtttatagaaactttataaacatcaagcaatattttcactatccgtaaaactctgaatataatatcaacgatccaaaccgttcatcttcctgcatcctttaatagatcatgtttttaaaaaagaaaatttgaaaaaacaaattttgatgagaacaatgaaacgtaaatgtaaataacaatcaacggtttaattttgatctatgatttatatgattatagtggcgaatttcgaagttaagctcttcatgaaagttgtaaagcttgtcaatacgagcgtttatatttttttctctatattttttacacttctacatcaattaaaaaactattaaagactttacttaattaattaagctattaattaatttatacccattttgttttagaagCAATGGATGCTAGAGATTCAGATTCAGTAAACCTTAGTGATGAGAAGTCCGTGGAGATTATAATGGGAATAGAATGAGATCTTGAAGGTGAAAGTATAGACAATACAAATACGAGTCTTGCAAAGAAAAGGCTAGAGCAATCAATTTAGGTAAgcaaaaatatacttaaaagaaaaatgtgtttttatgttttggatgtaacaatatggtatgtatatacttatttagcattatgttttttatttgattatttattggtttaaaatatattttccttaacgggtaacgggtcgggtcatattacctattaatattatcgggtcgatttcgggttgggtcattttacccatttattttaactggtgttacacgacacgacccgttgaGATATCAGGTATGatacgaaaacaaaacgaacacggaaaacatgacgaatgccaggtctagagTAACCACATAGCTTCAAATCTAATTGGATAAAATTTCCTCCTACTAAGACTCTCACGATTTAAAGCCAAACGGATTGGACCATGATCTGAGCCAAATATAGGGAAATTATGAAGattgaaattagggttttcattTAACCAGGACCCATTCACAATAGCACGGTCTAATCTTTCATAAACCCTTATGCTGCCATCCTGATTATTACACCAAGTGAATGGAACCCCAAAGGCATTGAGGGAAATAAGTCTCCCTTTATTAAGGAAGTCCATAAATATATTCATGAAAATCGTGGTTACTTGACACCCACCCTTCTTTTCAGATAAATCCAAGATATTTTTGAAATACCCCACTAGGCACCAAGGCTTATCCCCCGGATCAAGTCGAAGCAGATTATCCTAAAGACCAACCTGAAGATGCTTTTGAGGAAATGCATAGACAAAAGTAACTAGAGATTCATAGTTCGAGGCCTTATCAATCACTAGAAAATGAATAAAGCGAGCAGTACTTGAAATGACATATAAAATAACTTCGCCAGAGTTCCAAAAGAGAACTAGACCCCCAG belongs to Malus sylvestris chromosome 17, drMalSylv7.2, whole genome shotgun sequence and includes:
- the LOC126611875 gene encoding uncharacterized protein LOC126611875 gives rise to the protein MDDNVALLKPVEDNEIWEAVKSIRALKSPGPDGIGAGFYQECWDIVKDSRLRPLLDCCISESQWAFVPGRSIHDNILTTHEIFFSFESKKGRVGSMGTKIDLEKAYGLLN